The following are from one region of the Mycolicibacterium helvum genome:
- a CDS encoding amino acid ABC transporter permease — MTDLIADGLVRDPHARPVPRRRTSYWISGLVAILLAGGVGYGFATNENMKWSVFAQYVFSDPILQGVQVTIELSLVSQVFAVLIGCLLALLGESPNPVFRTLVKAYVGFFRGLPLLILLLICFNAALFIPRVGIGAFSWDTNTLITGFSAAIIGLSLHEGAFMVEIIRAGFLSVPGGQREAAQSVGMKRGLAMRTIVIPQAIRVIIPPTGNQFISLLKASALVAVIGGGDLLTRAQQIYGSNFQTIPLLMVASFWYLVLVTLASVGQHFLEKKYSLSGGPQKKPVTPRLAKASQ, encoded by the coding sequence ATGACTGATCTGATCGCGGACGGCTTGGTGCGGGACCCCCACGCGAGGCCCGTGCCACGCAGACGTACGAGCTACTGGATCAGCGGACTCGTGGCGATCCTGCTGGCAGGCGGGGTTGGCTATGGGTTTGCGACCAACGAGAACATGAAATGGTCCGTCTTCGCGCAGTACGTGTTTTCCGACCCCATCCTGCAAGGGGTGCAGGTGACGATCGAGCTATCGCTCGTGTCCCAAGTTTTTGCGGTTCTCATCGGATGTCTGTTGGCGTTACTGGGGGAGTCCCCCAACCCCGTATTTCGCACCCTCGTGAAAGCGTATGTGGGCTTCTTCCGCGGACTTCCGCTGCTCATTCTCCTCCTTATCTGCTTCAACGCGGCGCTGTTCATCCCCCGGGTGGGCATCGGCGCTTTCAGCTGGGACACCAACACACTCATCACCGGCTTCAGCGCAGCAATCATCGGGCTGTCGCTGCATGAAGGCGCGTTCATGGTGGAAATCATCAGGGCGGGTTTCCTGTCGGTTCCCGGCGGCCAGCGGGAGGCGGCCCAGAGCGTGGGGATGAAGCGAGGCCTCGCCATGCGGACCATCGTGATCCCCCAGGCCATCAGGGTGATCATTCCGCCCACAGGCAATCAGTTCATCAGTCTGTTGAAGGCCAGCGCGCTCGTGGCCGTCATCGGCGGCGGTGACTTGCTCACGCGTGCTCAGCAGATCTACGGCTCCAACTTCCAGACCATACCGCTGCTGATGGTGGCCAGCTTCTGGTATCTGGTGCTCGTCACGCTCGCGAGCGTCGGTCAGCATTTCCTTGAGAAGAAGTACTCGCTGTCCGGAGGCCCTCAGAAGAAACCCGTCACCCCTCGTCTCGCGAAGGCGTCCCAATGA
- a CDS encoding ABC transporter substrate-binding protein: MPELHALLPQQVRDSGVITVATDPSYPPCDFTNDAGQIDGFNHDLLMAMAPRLGVKIEQKSITFDGLLPGVQSGRFTAAMECITDNLEREKTVKFVDYAYATKSLLVSSKSDKGITENPLTLCGLNAGVQTGTEFVSDVDLFNKNCQGAGRPPVQVTNFPSAGDQNTALQSGQIDFAVTDTATGAWQVKTSNNAFKVVPNPLLARTYVGIVVTPDADDTAKAFLGALTAIIKDGTYGKVMDKWGLADIALDEPGINLATTRPLKVPEPCGACGF, translated from the coding sequence ATGCCCGAACTGCATGCCCTGCTTCCTCAACAGGTTCGCGACTCGGGCGTCATCACGGTGGCGACGGATCCTTCGTACCCACCGTGCGACTTCACCAACGACGCCGGCCAAATCGACGGCTTCAACCACGATCTCCTGATGGCAATGGCCCCGCGACTCGGTGTCAAGATCGAGCAGAAGTCGATCACGTTCGACGGCCTGCTGCCGGGAGTTCAAAGTGGGCGCTTCACCGCGGCCATGGAGTGCATCACCGACAACCTGGAGCGTGAAAAGACGGTCAAGTTCGTCGATTACGCGTACGCGACGAAGAGCCTTCTCGTTAGTTCGAAGAGCGACAAGGGCATTACTGAGAACCCGTTGACTCTATGTGGTCTGAACGCGGGCGTGCAGACCGGCACCGAATTCGTCAGTGACGTAGACCTTTTCAACAAGAACTGCCAGGGGGCAGGCCGCCCGCCGGTGCAGGTGACCAACTTCCCGTCCGCAGGCGATCAAAACACCGCTCTGCAATCCGGCCAGATCGACTTCGCCGTCACCGACACCGCAACGGGCGCCTGGCAAGTGAAGACGTCCAACAACGCGTTCAAGGTCGTCCCCAACCCGCTGCTGGCGCGCACATACGTTGGCATTGTCGTCACACCCGACGCTGACGACACCGCCAAGGCGTTCCTCGGCGCGCTCACGGCAATCATCAAAGACGGCACCTACGGCAAAGTTATGGACAAGTGGGGTCTTGCCGACATCGCCCTGGACGAGCCCGGCATCAACCTGGCGACGACCCGACCGCTCAAGGTGCCCGAGCCGTGCGGAGCCTGTGGGTTCTGA
- the hutH gene encoding histidine ammonia-lyase: MTAITVSGERLSLDALRPVFRGPVQVELTDQAVENLRRGHQVILDAISRGDVVYGVNTGFGKLADRRISPGDLAELQRRSVLSHMVGVGDPLSDEIVRAILVIKLIGLARGHSGVRVEIAEMLVALLNADVLPVVPSQGSVGASGDLAPLAHLAGAMMGEGRVRIDGVTYDAVAGLAKAGITPVVLGPKEAVALLNGVQASTAIALRGLIGAEAVFNAGLAAGALTLEATAGRQVVLDDRIQQIRGHAGQIRVAASLRRLVEDSAVLDLEFEGRRLQDPYCLRCQPQVMGAALDLLTFAAGTIEQEVNAVSDNPLMFPDDGVVLSGGNFHGQPIAYAADIIALAICEVGSISERRQAMLMDASMSGLAPFLVENAGLNSGFIMAQVTSAALVAENRAKATPNSVDSIPTSAGQEDHVSMATHASVRLGAMVRNAAYVVAIELLCAAQGLDLRNGGHAATANRPTYELVRSKAAFLKDDRIMAGEMESIAAEVLDGAFVKIAGVSLDTVG, translated from the coding sequence ATGACCGCCATCACAGTAAGTGGCGAGCGTTTGAGCCTCGACGCACTTCGGCCCGTATTCCGAGGACCCGTCCAAGTCGAGCTCACTGATCAGGCGGTGGAGAACCTGCGGCGAGGACACCAGGTCATCCTCGATGCGATCAGCCGAGGAGATGTCGTCTACGGCGTCAACACCGGTTTCGGCAAGCTCGCGGATAGACGCATCTCGCCAGGGGATCTCGCGGAATTGCAGCGGCGGTCGGTGCTTTCGCACATGGTCGGGGTGGGTGACCCACTTTCGGACGAGATCGTGCGCGCGATCCTCGTCATCAAGTTGATCGGGTTGGCCAGGGGCCACTCTGGCGTCCGCGTGGAGATCGCCGAGATGCTCGTGGCTCTTCTCAACGCCGATGTGCTGCCGGTCGTCCCGAGCCAGGGCTCAGTGGGGGCATCCGGAGACCTCGCACCCCTGGCACACCTGGCCGGAGCGATGATGGGTGAGGGTCGCGTGCGGATCGATGGGGTCACCTACGACGCCGTCGCGGGACTCGCCAAGGCTGGGATCACCCCGGTGGTGCTCGGCCCCAAAGAAGCCGTGGCTCTCCTCAATGGCGTTCAGGCGTCTACCGCCATCGCTCTGCGTGGGTTGATCGGGGCCGAGGCCGTGTTCAATGCCGGGCTTGCCGCGGGCGCGCTCACCCTGGAAGCCACGGCGGGGCGGCAGGTGGTGCTCGATGACCGCATCCAGCAGATCCGCGGACATGCCGGTCAGATCCGCGTCGCCGCCTCCCTGCGTCGCCTGGTCGAAGACAGCGCGGTGCTCGATCTCGAGTTCGAGGGACGCCGCCTGCAGGACCCCTACTGCCTGCGCTGCCAGCCGCAGGTGATGGGCGCAGCGCTGGACCTTCTCACGTTCGCGGCGGGCACGATCGAGCAGGAGGTCAATGCCGTCTCCGACAATCCGCTGATGTTCCCTGATGACGGTGTTGTGCTTTCGGGTGGGAACTTCCACGGGCAGCCCATCGCGTACGCGGCGGACATCATCGCTTTGGCGATCTGTGAGGTCGGCTCCATCTCGGAGCGTCGCCAGGCAATGCTGATGGATGCTTCTATGAGCGGGCTCGCGCCCTTCCTGGTCGAGAACGCGGGGCTCAACTCAGGATTCATCATGGCCCAGGTCACCAGCGCCGCGCTCGTCGCAGAGAACCGTGCCAAGGCGACGCCCAACAGCGTGGACAGCATCCCCACTTCCGCCGGTCAGGAAGACCACGTCAGCATGGCGACTCATGCGTCCGTTCGCCTAGGGGCGATGGTGCGTAATGCGGCGTACGTCGTTGCCATTGAGTTGCTATGCGCCGCACAGGGACTGGACCTTCGTAACGGTGGGCACGCCGCGACGGCCAACCGTCCCACATACGAGCTCGTCCGGTCCAAGGCCGCCTTCCTCAAGGATGACCGGATCATGGCAGGGGAGATGGAGTCCATTGCCGCAGAAGTTCTCGACGGGGCTTTCGTGAAGATTGCCGGGGTGTCACTCGACACCGTGGGCTAG
- a CDS encoding NADP-dependent oxidoreductase gives MTPTTAVVLASRPNGEPVHENFRLEVRDVGPVREGQALLRTIYLSLDPYMRGRMNAGRSYATPVEIGEVMEGATVCEVLESASPLVTAGDIVLAHTGWQTHTVEDARLLRRIDPSKAPISTALGILGMPAFAAYVGLTEIGRPRPGETLVVAAAAGPVGSMVGQIARLRGARTVGIAGGPKKVTWLKELGFDAAIDHRSATFADDLSAAVPDGVDIYFENVGGAVWDAVFEHLNDFARIPVCGLIAQYNQTGPSAGPDRLPLLMKAVNTKRLLVQGFTQRDFITTHYDQFQRDVSGWLADGKLRYREDFVDGIENAPDAFFGLLQGKNFGKLIVRVSEDPTSAAPGVQRE, from the coding sequence GTGACTCCCACGACGGCCGTCGTCCTCGCCTCACGCCCGAACGGTGAACCCGTTCACGAGAACTTCCGACTTGAAGTGCGCGACGTCGGCCCCGTGCGGGAGGGCCAGGCCCTGCTGCGGACGATCTACCTCTCCCTTGACCCGTATATGCGCGGGCGGATGAATGCCGGCCGGTCATATGCAACCCCGGTCGAGATCGGCGAGGTCATGGAAGGAGCAACGGTCTGCGAGGTCCTCGAATCGGCGTCGCCCCTGGTCACTGCCGGAGATATCGTGTTGGCGCATACCGGATGGCAGACCCATACGGTCGAGGATGCCCGGCTGCTGCGCCGGATCGATCCAAGCAAAGCGCCCATCTCGACCGCGTTGGGAATTCTTGGCATGCCGGCCTTCGCCGCGTACGTCGGTCTCACCGAAATCGGCCGTCCACGACCGGGCGAGACCCTTGTGGTCGCGGCCGCCGCCGGTCCGGTCGGCTCCATGGTGGGGCAGATCGCGCGGTTGCGGGGCGCACGCACCGTCGGGATCGCGGGCGGGCCGAAAAAGGTCACCTGGCTCAAGGAATTGGGTTTCGATGCTGCGATCGACCACCGCTCAGCCACCTTCGCCGACGACCTGAGCGCGGCGGTCCCCGATGGCGTCGACATCTACTTCGAAAATGTCGGCGGTGCGGTGTGGGACGCCGTCTTCGAGCATCTGAACGACTTCGCCCGAATCCCGGTCTGCGGGTTGATCGCGCAGTACAACCAGACCGGCCCGTCGGCCGGGCCCGACCGACTGCCCCTGTTGATGAAGGCCGTCAACACCAAGCGCCTACTTGTCCAGGGTTTCACCCAAAGAGACTTCATCACAACGCATTACGACCAGTTCCAGCGCGACGTTTCGGGCTGGCTGGCCGACGGGAAACTCAGATACCGGGAGGACTTCGTCGACGGCATCGAGAATGCGCCCGACGCGTTCTTCGGGCTCTTGCAGGGTAAGAACTTCGGCAAACTCATCGTTCGGGTTTCCGAGGACCCGACGAGCGCCGCGCCGGGCGTGCAACGCGAGTGA
- a CDS encoding MurR/RpiR family transcriptional regulator, whose translation MTTTAPVFSDDIYDRLRTARLSPAQRRIARYIVDHRDAAAFLTSESIARQVGVSQPSVSRFAAALGYTRFSDFKRALQKWARLEMAAHTPETKDPSPLDDAINAEIANLQWLGSSAGLAEQVARVGAAIMSSNLLPVVGLRVSRSFAEHFAYLGAKVHSGISVICRGDTQAKESIARAQSRGATWCLFFILPRYPRESCELVRYARQIGLKAVVLSDESFATVGHEADELITVRLASGLLFDTSAAINIMSSALLHAMADSSPGSSQDGLERFETHAADLDVFED comes from the coding sequence ATGACGACGACTGCGCCCGTCTTCTCCGATGACATCTATGACCGACTGAGAACAGCCCGGCTCTCTCCGGCGCAGCGACGGATCGCGCGCTACATCGTTGACCATCGCGACGCGGCGGCATTCCTGACGAGCGAGAGCATCGCACGCCAGGTTGGCGTCAGTCAGCCGTCGGTCTCGAGATTCGCTGCAGCGCTTGGCTATACACGATTCTCCGATTTTAAACGCGCACTTCAGAAGTGGGCGCGGTTGGAGATGGCTGCGCATACGCCGGAGACCAAGGATCCAAGCCCGCTCGACGATGCAATCAACGCCGAGATCGCCAACCTGCAATGGCTGGGTAGTTCGGCCGGCCTCGCCGAACAGGTTGCCCGGGTCGGCGCGGCCATCATGTCGTCGAACCTGCTGCCCGTCGTCGGTCTTCGGGTATCCCGATCGTTCGCCGAGCACTTCGCCTACCTCGGGGCCAAGGTCCATTCGGGAATCTCGGTGATCTGCCGAGGCGACACCCAGGCGAAAGAGAGCATCGCCCGGGCACAAAGCCGGGGCGCGACCTGGTGTCTGTTCTTTATTCTTCCCCGCTATCCGCGTGAGTCATGCGAGCTCGTGCGCTATGCGCGGCAGATCGGGCTCAAGGCGGTGGTCCTCAGCGACGAGTCGTTTGCGACGGTAGGCCATGAAGCCGACGAGCTCATCACGGTCAGGCTCGCCAGCGGCCTGCTGTTCGACACGTCGGCCGCCATCAACATCATGTCGAGCGCGCTGCTTCATGCGATGGCCGATTCCAGTCCCGGGAGTTCCCAGGACGGGCTGGAGCGTTTCGAAACGCACGCTGCGGATCTGGATGTGTTCGAGGACTGA
- a CDS encoding alpha/beta fold hydrolase: MATIQRDQITIGGLETSYLSAGDHSAQPVVLLHDGAWGGSAEASWREIIPILATRYRVIAPDLYGYGQSSKMVQLDVAPYEFRLRQVADLLDAVGLGATAAHFVGNSFGGAMALRASTLPWCAWRVRSAVSIAGTGGPYRTKESLVALSHFDGSRADMLRIVRMLTGDFDGIDSHVDMRMRDATSPGHYRAVAAAGLATPFNADAKPADEYPDNLRNVKARLALVSGVKDNLVERDWARKIAEHAPHCCVYDIEARHSPNISDPAATAALLLEILGTFDEPVLDPGHAGLEDSCVGGPR; the protein is encoded by the coding sequence ATGGCAACAATCCAGCGGGACCAGATCACGATCGGTGGGCTGGAGACGAGCTACCTGTCTGCGGGGGACCACTCCGCTCAACCGGTCGTGCTCCTGCATGACGGGGCGTGGGGCGGGTCGGCTGAAGCCAGCTGGCGCGAGATCATTCCGATCTTGGCCACCCGCTACCGGGTGATCGCCCCCGACCTGTACGGCTACGGACAGTCCAGCAAGATGGTCCAGCTTGACGTCGCGCCCTACGAGTTCCGGCTTCGACAGGTCGCCGACTTGCTCGACGCGGTCGGGTTGGGCGCCACGGCCGCGCACTTCGTCGGAAATTCGTTCGGCGGCGCCATGGCGCTACGCGCCTCGACCCTGCCGTGGTGTGCGTGGCGCGTGCGATCTGCGGTGTCGATCGCGGGAACCGGGGGCCCCTACCGCACGAAGGAATCGTTGGTCGCTCTCTCGCATTTCGACGGTTCACGCGCCGATATGCTGCGAATTGTTCGCATGCTCACTGGCGATTTCGATGGTATCGACAGCCACGTCGACATGCGGATGCGCGACGCGACCAGCCCCGGCCACTACCGAGCGGTCGCCGCGGCCGGACTCGCCACACCGTTCAACGCGGATGCAAAGCCCGCGGACGAGTATCCGGATAACCTCCGGAATGTGAAGGCTCGTCTTGCACTTGTCAGCGGTGTGAAGGACAACCTCGTGGAACGCGACTGGGCACGGAAAATCGCCGAGCACGCGCCGCACTGTTGCGTCTACGACATCGAGGCACGGCACTCCCCGAACATCAGCGATCCCGCAGCCACCGCAGCGTTGCTTCTGGAGATCCTGGGTACGTTCGACGAACCGGTTCTCGACCCTGGCCACGCGGGGCTTGAGGACAGCTGCGTGGGAGGGCCGCGATGA
- a CDS encoding flavin-containing monooxygenase, whose product MAGSRESQGGGADQFDDLYWESRSEVIVEDDTFLEQIVANAELPVLLAAIAAALRDTSFLSADLVPPLTPMDTEPQPHGGMTPDQQKKAAALALTGLQKIREAKINSVDMLSDATVGEILGYLSGGRREWGNMLTHELDIAERKGGRPGWDFDEVANGREFSTLIVGAGVSGIAAAHRYRQAGVPYVLIEAAATVGGTWAKNTYPGVRLDTPTFGYSYSFAQRGDWPNQFARGGEILDYLRDVAERAGITNEIEFSTRLVRLRWDEDARQWEATTRGGDGSEQVRRFCAVISAVGQLDRPNIPDIAGSELYRGVAMHTQEWNHDVDLAGKRVAVIGTGASAYQVVPAIVDEVESLVVFQRSAPWMLPAPNYHHPVTDAFTWLRLKVPHYAQWYRLWVILTGIPGRAHTVTAQENWPGAPLSISPKNQELREYLSARVKAQLDSRPDLFEHAIPNYPPGAKRMLRDNEVWAAALRADKTTLVTAGIERFTEKGIVDASGREHEVDIVVYATGFKPSDYLDEIEVIGRGGREIHEFWAGDARAYNGIIVPGFPNFFLVYGPNVGGVVAGSLHFMLERAVEYSLSLIHHILSRHISAIDVRPEALDRFVTWVDQGNRKMAWGQSYVQTWYQNTHGRVSQIWPYTNVEYWDITESVIEADYEFLA is encoded by the coding sequence ATGGCAGGTAGTCGCGAGTCCCAGGGTGGGGGAGCTGACCAGTTCGACGACTTGTACTGGGAGTCGCGGTCCGAGGTCATCGTCGAGGACGACACCTTCCTCGAGCAGATCGTGGCCAATGCGGAGCTGCCGGTCTTGCTGGCCGCGATCGCTGCCGCACTGCGCGACACCTCGTTTCTTTCGGCTGATCTGGTCCCACCGCTGACGCCGATGGATACCGAGCCGCAGCCACACGGTGGCATGACACCGGATCAGCAGAAGAAGGCGGCTGCCCTGGCATTGACAGGGTTGCAGAAGATACGCGAAGCGAAAATCAACTCCGTCGACATGCTCTCGGATGCGACCGTGGGCGAGATCCTCGGCTATCTCTCGGGTGGCCGCCGCGAGTGGGGCAACATGCTCACGCACGAACTCGACATCGCCGAACGCAAAGGCGGACGGCCCGGATGGGATTTCGATGAGGTAGCCAACGGGCGCGAGTTCTCGACGCTCATCGTTGGCGCGGGCGTCAGCGGCATAGCGGCCGCCCACCGGTATCGGCAGGCCGGTGTCCCTTATGTCCTCATCGAGGCCGCCGCGACCGTCGGTGGGACGTGGGCGAAGAACACCTATCCTGGTGTTCGCCTCGACACGCCGACCTTCGGCTACTCGTACTCATTCGCCCAGCGAGGTGACTGGCCCAACCAATTCGCTCGGGGCGGCGAGATCCTCGACTATCTTCGCGATGTCGCCGAGCGGGCCGGGATCACGAATGAGATCGAATTCTCGACGCGGCTCGTACGCCTGCGGTGGGATGAGGATGCTCGCCAGTGGGAGGCCACTACTCGTGGTGGCGACGGTTCTGAGCAAGTGCGACGGTTCTGCGCTGTCATTAGCGCGGTGGGACAGCTCGATCGGCCGAACATCCCGGACATCGCCGGGTCGGAGCTCTACCGCGGTGTGGCAATGCACACCCAGGAGTGGAACCACGATGTTGACCTTGCGGGCAAGCGAGTCGCGGTCATAGGCACCGGTGCGAGTGCGTATCAGGTGGTGCCGGCGATTGTCGACGAGGTGGAATCTCTCGTGGTATTCCAGCGCAGCGCCCCGTGGATGCTGCCTGCACCCAACTACCACCACCCTGTCACGGATGCTTTCACCTGGCTGCGGCTCAAGGTTCCCCATTACGCACAGTGGTATCGGCTGTGGGTCATCCTCACCGGCATCCCCGGCAGGGCGCACACGGTGACGGCACAGGAGAACTGGCCGGGAGCTCCGTTGAGCATCTCGCCGAAGAACCAGGAGCTGCGCGAGTACCTCAGCGCCCGCGTCAAAGCGCAATTAGATAGTCGCCCAGACCTTTTCGAGCACGCGATCCCGAACTACCCGCCGGGTGCAAAGCGGATGCTTCGCGACAATGAGGTGTGGGCTGCCGCGTTGCGGGCAGACAAGACGACGCTGGTGACCGCGGGAATCGAACGGTTCACCGAGAAAGGGATCGTCGACGCGTCGGGGCGGGAGCACGAGGTCGATATCGTGGTGTACGCGACTGGCTTCAAGCCCTCCGATTATTTGGACGAAATCGAGGTCATCGGTCGCGGTGGTCGTGAGATCCACGAGTTCTGGGCGGGTGACGCGCGCGCTTACAACGGGATCATCGTCCCCGGATTTCCCAACTTCTTTCTTGTCTACGGCCCCAACGTCGGTGGTGTCGTCGCGGGAAGCCTGCACTTCATGCTCGAACGCGCGGTGGAGTATTCACTGTCGCTGATTCACCACATCCTGAGCCGGCATATCTCCGCGATCGATGTCCGCCCCGAGGCGCTCGACCGCTTCGTCACGTGGGTGGACCAGGGCAACCGCAAAATGGCGTGGGGCCAGTCCTACGTGCAAACGTGGTACCAGAACACGCATGGCCGGGTCTCCCAGATCTGGCCATATACGAACGTCGAGTACTGGGACATCACCGAATCGGTGATCGAAGCCGATTACGAGTTCCTCGCGTAG
- a CDS encoding nuclear transport factor 2 family protein, which produces MKDWLESFGRVWRERDAKGAAAIFTEDASYRNSPFLDEAFVGHDAIEGFWAAAVADVADVDFRYGVPVIEGDRVGVEWWTNLKSGGEDYTLAGNFLLTFAGERVSDLRESFVKQQGAHSPHPGWGL; this is translated from the coding sequence GTGAAGGACTGGCTGGAGAGCTTCGGTCGAGTCTGGCGCGAACGCGACGCAAAGGGTGCCGCAGCGATCTTCACCGAAGACGCCAGCTATCGAAACAGCCCCTTCCTTGACGAAGCCTTCGTCGGCCATGACGCCATCGAGGGATTCTGGGCGGCGGCCGTCGCCGACGTTGCCGACGTGGACTTCCGTTATGGGGTGCCGGTGATCGAGGGCGATCGCGTGGGCGTTGAGTGGTGGACGAACCTGAAATCCGGCGGGGAGGACTACACACTGGCCGGCAATTTCCTTCTCACTTTCGCGGGTGAACGGGTATCGGATCTCCGTGAGTCGTTCGTGAAACAACAAGGCGCACACAGCCCTCACCCGGGCTGGGGGCTGTGA
- a CDS encoding NAD(P)/FAD-dependent oxidoreductase, giving the protein MTSYPGQTMDAGRANRTEVLVVGAGVIGASAALALAKSGHDVLVIDRNSGVGDGSTGASAGIIRVHASDTQSSALADDALTVWKNWREFLGSDESENLARFVQCGSLILDAGNGFTDQAAAAMTGAGVAFDKWTLDEMSGHFPYFDFRRFGPPKSVNDEAFWDEPTDYLSGGIYTPQSGYVGDPTLAAVNLMQAAQRAGARLRLSATIAGVDIDGGRAVGVTLADGTVLRAEAVLVVAGPNTDGLIRGIGATADFRVRTQRIREELIHIPAPPDLNLALHGVHLVDGDLNINFRPERDDAILVGSNGDRADERTLIDDPDDFNQLVTAAVWERTTLRLARRIPDLGIPRTRMGVVGLYDAAEDWLPIYDRTCYDGLFVAMATSGTQFKTAPIVGELLRHVIETELNGRDHTAEPFHSPVGNRTYATAQFSRLRTPREDQSRG; this is encoded by the coding sequence GTGACCAGCTACCCAGGCCAAACCATGGACGCCGGGCGAGCGAACCGAACTGAAGTACTCGTCGTCGGCGCGGGCGTGATCGGCGCGAGTGCCGCACTGGCGCTGGCGAAGTCGGGTCACGATGTGCTTGTCATCGACCGCAACAGCGGCGTCGGCGACGGATCGACGGGCGCGTCAGCCGGGATCATCCGGGTGCACGCGAGCGATACACAGAGTTCGGCGCTCGCCGACGACGCGTTGACGGTGTGGAAAAACTGGCGGGAATTCCTCGGTTCTGACGAATCCGAGAACCTCGCCCGATTCGTGCAGTGCGGTTCGCTCATCCTCGATGCTGGCAACGGATTCACCGACCAGGCGGCTGCAGCGATGACTGGCGCGGGCGTCGCGTTCGACAAGTGGACCCTCGACGAGATGAGCGGTCACTTTCCGTACTTCGACTTCCGCCGATTCGGTCCGCCCAAGTCGGTCAATGACGAGGCGTTCTGGGACGAACCCACCGACTATCTCAGCGGCGGCATCTACACGCCGCAGTCCGGCTACGTGGGAGATCCGACGCTCGCGGCCGTCAACCTGATGCAGGCTGCGCAAAGAGCGGGAGCGCGTCTACGGCTGTCGGCCACCATCGCCGGCGTCGATATCGACGGTGGCCGCGCGGTGGGTGTCACACTCGCAGATGGCACCGTCTTGCGGGCCGAGGCGGTGCTCGTCGTCGCCGGGCCGAACACCGACGGCCTGATCCGAGGCATCGGCGCAACCGCCGACTTCCGGGTGCGCACGCAGCGCATCCGGGAGGAACTCATCCACATCCCGGCACCGCCTGACCTGAACCTTGCACTGCACGGGGTGCACCTCGTGGACGGCGATCTCAACATCAACTTCCGCCCGGAACGCGACGACGCCATCCTGGTGGGGAGCAATGGCGATCGCGCGGATGAGCGGACACTCATCGATGATCCCGATGACTTCAATCAGCTTGTGACGGCTGCCGTTTGGGAACGGACGACCTTGCGACTCGCCAGGCGAATCCCAGATCTGGGCATACCGCGAACTCGTATGGGGGTCGTCGGGCTCTACGACGCCGCCGAGGACTGGCTTCCGATCTACGACCGCACATGCTACGACGGCCTTTTCGTCGCGATGGCCACATCCGGAACGCAGTTCAAAACCGCGCCGATCGTCGGCGAGCTACTCCGGCACGTCATCGAGACCGAGCTGAACGGACGCGATCACACGGCCGAACCCTTCCACAGTCCGGTCGGCAATCGCACGTACGCGACGGCACAGTTTTCCCGATTACGAACTCCGAGGGAAGACCAGTCACGAGGATGA